The genomic window ACTTCACGGCGAAGGGATTCACCGGCGTGCCCACGGCGCCGGTGATGGGCAGCGGCGGCGCCACGAAGAGGAACTCCCAGATGCGATCCCGGGCGCAGTCGGCCGCCAGGGCGTCCAGGTCGAAGATCTCGCCCACGAGCATCCCCATGTGCGGGATGAGGATCTGGTGGAGCGGCTGGTACGTGTCGGGGATCTCGTTGGGGCGCACCTCCATGCCCCAGGTGTCCGTGGCCAGCGCGGCCACCTGCTTGGCGTGGAGCCACTCCGCGGTGTGGAAGGACAGGCCCGGCGCATCGCCCCCGGCGTAATCGCCCCAGCCGCCTCGGGCGCGGCACATGGCCATCTGCCCCGTCCGCACCAGCAGGGCGTCGCCGGTGCCCACCGTCACCTGGTGGGCCCGGATCGCAGCCTCCAGATCGTCCACGGTGATCGCGTAGCTCGGCTCCAGCCAGGGGACGCCTTTCGCGCGGGCGATGTCGAGGAGGACGCCGCGGGCCACGATGTGGCGCGCCATCTTCTCGATGCC from Candidatus Methylomirabilota bacterium includes these protein-coding regions:
- a CDS encoding cyclase family protein, with translation MADIVRDTGKKCSNWGQWGSDDELGTLNYITPDMIVRATRLVKRGVTFSLAIPLDSTGPQINQPRRFNPIHRMILTGPDFTTGAVKRPGGVGFADDMVIMALQCATQWDALSHCFLDGRLYNGYDANLVGSEGAKKNGIEKMARHIVARGVLLDIARAKGVPWLEPSYAITVDDLEAAIRAHQVTVGTGDALLVRTGQMAMCRARGGWGDYAGGDAPGLSFHTAEWLHAKQVAALATDTWGMEVRPNEIPDTYQPLHQILIPHMGMLVGEIFDLDALAADCARDRIWEFLFVAPPLPITGAVGTPVNPFAVK